The following is a genomic window from Staphylococcus capitis subsp. capitis.
TGTTAAATTATTTAAGAGAATTATCTCAAAATTATCAAGTGCTTTACTTTACATGCACTAAAGATAATATTATCCCTTCAAAAGAAATGATTATTCTTAATAAACTAGAGGAAGGCGGGAAAAAATGAGAAATGTAGAAAATTTAAATCCCGGCGATTCAGTTGATCACTTTTTCTTAATTCATCGTGCGACTCAGGGTGTCACTGCTCAAGGTAAAGATTACATGACACTTTACCTCCAAGATAAAAGTGGTGATATAGAAGCGAAATTATGGACTGCAACGAAAGAGGATATGCAGAACCTTAAACCTGAAGAAATTGTTCATGTTAAAGGCGATGTGATTAATTATCGTGGTCGTAAACAGATGAAAGTAAATCAAGTGCGTTTAGCTAAACCTGAAGACAATTTATCAACTAAAGATTTTGTTGATGGAGCACCTATGACGCCTGATGAAATTAAAGAAGCGCTTTCGCATTTTATGTTAGATATTGAAAACGCAAATTTACAACGTATAACGCGTCATTTAATAAAGAAATATCAAGACCGTTTCTTTACGTATCCAGCAGCAAGTTCACATCATCATAATTTTGCAAGCGGTCTAAGCTATCACGTTTTAACTATGTTACGTATTGCTAAGTCAATCTGTGATATTTATCCGCTATTAAATAGAAGCTTATTATATAGTGCGATTATTTTACATGACTTAGGAAAGGTCAGAGAGTTAAGTGGACCAGTTGCAACGACTTATACTGTCGAAGGTAATTTGCTAGGCCATATTTCAATTGCTAGTGATGAAGTAGCTGAATCGGCTAAAGAATTAGGTATTGAAGGTGAAGAAGTGATGTTATTAAGACATATGATCTTAGCACACCACGGTAAAATGGAATTCGGGTCACCTAAACTACCTCATTTGAAAGAAGCTGAAATTTTATTCTTTATTGATAATATTGATGCAAAAATGAACATGTTTGAGAAAGCATTTAAGAAAACGGATAAAGGTCAATTTACTGAACGCATTTTTGGTTTAGAAAATCGCCAATTCTATAATCCTACAAGTTTAGATTAAATATTTTTAGTGCAAAGCTATCTTTGTAAAGTTGCTACAGAGTCGGGATTGATTCAAGTGGTATTATGATACAACGGGCTTTGCACTTTTTTATATTCAAATTTAATTAGCTAAAGTTCAGTGTTATAATAAATAGGTCGCCTATCTTCTCTTCTCAGGCGTCAATATGACAAGGGAAGGAGGTGCATATATGTTATTTGATATCTTTGTACACATCATGACCACGGCAACCAGTGGTTGTATCGTTGCTTTATTCGCGCATTGGCTACGCACTCGCAACGATAAACGTAAATAGGCGACAACTAAAATAAGCCACACCAAAAAATCCCCTCACTACTGCCATAGTGAGGGGATTTGGTGCATATATGCTTGATATCCTTGTTAATTGTATTATAACACTTTCTAGATAAAATGCAAAACTTATATCAATCACACCAATGAGTTATTGATTATGACCCACTACTTGTTAAACCTGCAGAGCCTGAACCAGAGGCACCACCTTGTGAAGATTGCTGTTGCTGCTGTTGTTGTTTAATTTTATCTGGATCTAAAATTGAATTTTCAACAGCTTTTTTAATATCTCTATCTTTGTAATCTACTTTATAATCATCTAATAAATCTTTATAAGCATCTGTTAACAATTTAGGTTTTTTCTGTACTTTTTGTTCAATAATTTTTTCTTTAAGGTTAGATTTTTCTTTATTAAAGTCATTTTCTTTATCAGCTTTAATGATATGATAACCATAATCAGTTTTAACTACTTTAGAAACTTGACCTTCTTTTAATTTAAATAGCGCTTTTTCGAAGCTATCTACCATTTGACCTTTAATTACATAACCTAATGAACCATCTTTCTTAGCTGAAGAACTATCCATAGATTCTTTTTTAGCGATTTCACCAAATTTACTAGGATTTTTTTCTACTTCTTTTTGGATTTTTTCAGCTTTTTCTTTTGCTTTTTTATCTGAAAGACCTTCTTTATCACTAGATTTAGATTTTACTTTTATTAAAATATGAGAAGCTTTTTTAGAATTATCTTTAATATTTTTATCAGAGACTTTCACTTTATCTAGTAATAGTTGTTTTTGATAAGCAGAAAGTTTTTTCTGTTCTTTATAATCATCTAATGACATACCTTGCTGTTTCAGTATGCTTTCAAATTGATCTTTACCGCCATATTGTTTTTCTTCTTTCTTAATATCTTCATCAACGTCTTTAGTATCGACTTTATCTTTGTATTTATCAGCTAAGATTTTATTTAAAACAATGTTAAATGAAGTATTAGCAATTTGTTCATTTCCGATTTTCTTCATCACGTCAGCGACTTTTACATCTCCTGCTTTAGAAGAAATCAATGTATTATCTTTAGATTCTGTTGCATTTGAGCCACAAGCACCAAGTAACAGCGCGCTAGCGGTCACGGGAACAATAATTTTATTCATCAATTTCATAAGTTGATAGCTCCTTTATGTATTAATCAACGTAAATATAACATATTATTTAGAGACTACCAATTAGAAACCCCCGTCCTAAGACTATAGTATGACTAGGATGGGGGGTGATTAAATATTATATATTTTAATTTTGCATATTTAATTAATATTTATGAAAATTAAATACAATTACGCAAAAGATGGTAATCCCCTTAACTAGAGCGAAGTTCTAGTTGATATAGGATTATTCACTTTGTTTAAAATATGTAGACCAGATTGATGTTCTTCTACATAATGACCATCATTTGAGAAAAGTAAGATTTTCAAATATAAAATATCCATCATAGAAAAGCCAATATTTAATGATAATAAAAACATAAAATAGTGACCATATTGAGGTAGATGAATACTTAACAGAACAAAAATGCCAGTTAATAATAATATAGGTAAAATTAAATTTATACAAAAATATACTTTATGGACAGGCGTATTAACATACGTATTAAAATATGGCAGCCATTTCTTTTTAACTAATTTATGGACTCTAAAAGATTTATAGAATGGCAAAAAGAAAACAAGATGCATGATTTTATGAATGGGATACATTAAAATTATAAAGATTAATAAAATGATAAAATGTCGATCTGATAAAGGAGTATCAGAGAAATAGTACATAATTTCATAGCTTACTAAAAAGGTAATAATAGTTGCTACTATACTCATGAAAGCAATTCTTTGAATTCCAAATCTTGCATGTATATCAATTTGTCGAGTGCATAAATACATAATGTAAGCCTCATCTCTGTGTTAATGTTCGATACGTATTATCTACGTGTTCACAGGAATAGTCAAGGGGCAGTTTAATTTACAAAAAAGAAGTTGATAAAGTCATTAATGAAGTTAGTGTTAAAATGTCTATATGAAATTATGATTAAGTAAAATAAAAAAGCTATGGCATCATGCCATAGCTAATGAAATTACTTATCTTTAGAGAAAGCGTTGCTTATATCTTCTCCACGGTTTTGTAAATT
Proteins encoded in this region:
- the yhaM gene encoding 3'-5' exoribonuclease YhaM; protein product: MRNVENLNPGDSVDHFFLIHRATQGVTAQGKDYMTLYLQDKSGDIEAKLWTATKEDMQNLKPEEIVHVKGDVINYRGRKQMKVNQVRLAKPEDNLSTKDFVDGAPMTPDEIKEALSHFMLDIENANLQRITRHLIKKYQDRFFTYPAASSHHHNFASGLSYHVLTMLRIAKSICDIYPLLNRSLLYSAIILHDLGKVRELSGPVATTYTVEGNLLGHISIASDEVAESAKELGIEGEEVMLLRHMILAHHGKMEFGSPKLPHLKEAEILFFIDNIDAKMNMFEKAFKKTDKGQFTERIFGLENRQFYNPTSLD
- a CDS encoding type I toxin-antitoxin system Fst family toxin, whose protein sequence is MLFDIFVHIMTTATSGCIVALFAHWLRTRNDKRK
- a CDS encoding DUF3267 domain-containing protein, producing MYLCTRQIDIHARFGIQRIAFMSIVATIITFLVSYEIMYYFSDTPLSDRHFIILLIFIILMYPIHKIMHLVFFLPFYKSFRVHKLVKKKWLPYFNTYVNTPVHKVYFCINLILPILLLTGIFVLLSIHLPQYGHYFMFLLSLNIGFSMMDILYLKILLFSNDGHYVEEHQSGLHILNKVNNPISTRTSL
- a CDS encoding peptidylprolyl isomerase, with the translated sequence MKLMNKIIVPVTASALLLGACGSNATESKDNTLISSKAGDVKVADVMKKIGNEQIANTSFNIVLNKILADKYKDKVDTKDVDEDIKKEEKQYGGKDQFESILKQQGMSLDDYKEQKKLSAYQKQLLLDKVKVSDKNIKDNSKKASHILIKVKSKSSDKEGLSDKKAKEKAEKIQKEVEKNPSKFGEIAKKESMDSSSAKKDGSLGYVIKGQMVDSFEKALFKLKEGQVSKVVKTDYGYHIIKADKENDFNKEKSNLKEKIIEQKVQKKPKLLTDAYKDLLDDYKVDYKDRDIKKAVENSILDPDKIKQQQQQQQSSQGGASGSGSAGLTSSGS